The following nucleotide sequence is from Pseudobdellovibrionaceae bacterium.
TGTGGCGTACATGGCGATGGCGCCGCTGCAAATTCCACTCTCAGTGTGTTGAATTACTTTCGAGGTCAAGGCGTCGGACAACTAAGTCTTTTCACGAACGGCGGACTCAGAGACGAAGCCTGGTGGAGGGACCTGGCAACGATACTAAAAGGCCCCAAGGACAGAGTCCATTTTAGTATTGATGGAATGGCCGACACCAATCACATCTACCGGCGACATGTAAATTTTGAAAAGGTGCTCCGCAATGTTCGCGCCTATCTACAAGCGGGGGGACAAGCCAACTGGGATTACCTGGTTTTCGCTCACAACGAACATCAAATCGAGGAGGCGCGGGCCCTTTCACGCGATCTTGGTTTTGCAGATTTTCGGATAAAATACACTAGCCGATTTTTGGGTGATACCGAGAAGGCCGCGAGCCAACACCTTGGGGTGGAATCTAGGATCAAGGAATCCTCCGGAGCGGCCAATCCGAGATTGGTCGTCGATGACTTAAAAAGCCGGCAAAACCTGGAAGAATATTTTTCGACCACGACGATCTGCTGCAAAACCAAAGCTCTCGGCTCGATCTACGTGAGCTTTGATGGCCGACTGTGGCCGTGCTGTTGGACAGCATCCAACTTTTATCACCCGGATCCAACCCCTAAGCGGACAAACATCGCAACTCTCCTGGCTACCTATGGACAGGATTTTAACTCTCTTCATCACCATGAATTAACTGAGATCCTTTCTCACCCATGGTTTGCTGGAGATTTGGCCACCAGCTGGACCCGAAGGTTCGAGGACGGCGACCACCCAAGGCTGCGGGCTTGCGCACAACAGTGTGGCGAAAAATACAGTGCTGTCGCCGCCCAGCTCGATCCAGAAACCCGAGCCACTAAACGGCTCTGATCGCATCCGGCCTTTACATCTCACAGACTTCAGTCAGATAATGAACAGATGTCAGTAAGGAGCCTTTTTGTG
It contains:
- a CDS encoding radical SAM protein, with product MEWPREMTLHTSYLGPSQIHDVHLEITSKCNALCPQCSRVYGEKLNPKMPVGELSLEDIQKFFSKAFCSHLKHVYLCGVHGDGAAANSTLSVLNYFRGQGVGQLSLFTNGGLRDEAWWRDLATILKGPKDRVHFSIDGMADTNHIYRRHVNFEKVLRNVRAYLQAGGQANWDYLVFAHNEHQIEEARALSRDLGFADFRIKYTSRFLGDTEKAASQHLGVESRIKESSGAANPRLVVDDLKSRQNLEEYFSTTTICCKTKALGSIYVSFDGRLWPCCWTASNFYHPDPTPKRTNIATLLATYGQDFNSLHHHELTEILSHPWFAGDLATSWTRRFEDGDHPRLRACAQQCGEKYSAVAAQLDPETRATKRL